One segment of Fusarium falciforme chromosome 13, complete sequence DNA contains the following:
- a CDS encoding Calcium-transporting ATPase, translating to MAASGNLAPATLHVDRRHRAASNAETIQSAVSNPFLTPTTASLEVSETPLRPDPGTEGDFLVENNPFAFSPGQLNKLLNPKSLPAFRALGGLRGIACGLQTDVNAGLSVDETSAPARVSFDEAVKLSSETAPTKSPQPTSVTSEAFADRVRVYKRNVLPAKKATPLWKLMWNAYNDKVLILLTVAAVISLALGLYETFGVDHPPGSPTPVDWVEGVAICVAIIIVTGVGSLNDWQKERAFVKLNAKKEDREIKVIRSGKSFMINVHDILVGDVLRLEPGDLVPVDGIFIDGHDLKCDESSATGESDALKKTSGDHVMKMLESGQSTKDLDPFIISGSKVLEGMGTFICTSVGVNSSFGKIMMSVRTEVEATPLQKKLEGLALAIAKLGSTAAALLFFVLLFRFLAGLSGDTRPPAEKASSFMDILIVAITIIVVAVPEGLPLAVTLALAFATTRLLKENNLVRVLRACETMGNATTICSDKTGTLTTNKMTVVAGTFGTSGFAMSETEKPSKQTMSQWAAGLTNATKEAIVQSVAINSTAFESSEDGQAVFIGSKTETALLQLAKDHLGLHSLAETRANEQVLQMMPFDSGKKCMGAVIKLRSGTGYRLLVKGASEILLGYCSTKADLQTLTEEPLTSTNRDSLRSTIDKYASKSLRTIGLVYKDFEQWPPSHAEATDGHIEFASLLRDLVFLGVVGIQDPVRPGVPEAVRKAQHAGVTVRMVTGDNIITAQAIATECGIYAEGGIVMEGPVFRTLSEQEMNATLPKLQVLARSSPEDKRILVTKLKALSETVAVTGDGTNDAPALKAADVGFSMGISGTEVAKEASAIVLMDDNFTSIVTALKWGRAVNDAVQKFLQFQITVNITAVLLAFITAVYDENMESVLKAVQLLWVNLIMDTFAALALATDPPTEKILDRSPQGKKVPIITTNMWKMIIGQAVYQLAVTLVLYFAGPEILGYDRQDETQMLELDTIIFNTFVWMQIFNEFNNRRLDNKFNILEGIHRNQFFIFINCLMIGLQVAIIFVGSRAFEIKPGGLNGDQWAISLVTASMCLPWAIVVRLFPDTWFAAIARIGAKPFMIVDMFLSNTWSKIIGMFKKIPQQDA from the exons ATGGCGGCGAGCGGCAACCTTGCTCCGGCCACGCTCCACGTGGATAGACGACATCGTGCCGCCAGCAACGCTGAGACAATTCAGTCTGCCGTCTCGAACCCTTTTCTCACACCGACCACTGCCAGCCTCGAGGTGTCAGAGACACCGCTGCGGCCAGACCCCGGCACTGAAGGTGACTTCCTTGTCGAAAACAACCCCTTTGCCTTCTCGCCGGGGCAGCTGAACAAGCTGCTCAACCCCAAGTCTCTCCCCGCATTTCGAGCCCTCGGCGGCCTCCGTGGCATTGCCTGCGGCCTTCAGACGGACGTCAACGCTGGCCTGAGCGTAGACGAGACATCCGCCCCAGCGCGCGTCTCTTTCGATGAGGCTGTGAAGCTTTCATCGGAGACTGCGCCAACAAAGTCACCACAGCCAACTTCTGTCACTTCTGAGGCCTTTGCGGATCGTGTCCGCGTCTACAAGCGCAATGTGCTGCCTGCGAAGAAGGCTACGCCGTTATGGAAGCTCATGTGGAATGCGTACAACGACAAGGTGCTGATTCTGCTTACGGTCGCTGCCGTCATCTCCTTGGCGCTGGGGCTTTACGAGACGTTCGGCGTTGACCACCCGCCAGGCTCACCAACCCCAGTAGACTGGGTCGAGGGCGTTGCCATCTGCGtagccatcatcatcgtcaccggTGTTGGCTCCCTCAATGACTGGCAGAAAGAGCGGGCTTTCGTCAAACTCAACGCTAAGAAAGAAGATCGTGAAATTAAGGTCATCCGGTCCGGAAAATCCTTCATGATCAATGTCCACGACATCCTGGTTGGAGATGTCCTCCGCCTGGAGCCTGGTGACTTGGTACCTGTCGATGGTATCTTTATCGACGGCCACGACCTCAAGTGCGACGAGTCCTCTGCAACTGGAGAGTCCGATGCGCTCAAGAAGACCAGCGGTGATCATGTCATGAAAATGTTAGAGTCAGGCCAAAGTACCAAGGACCTCGACCCGTTCATCATTTCAGGGTCAAAGGTCCTCGAAG GCATGGGTACCTTCATCTGCACCTCAGTCGGAGTCAATAGCAGCTTTGGCAAGATTATGATGTCTGTTCGTACCGAGGTTGAAGCCACTCCACtccagaagaagcttgaaggtcttgccctcgccatcgccaagcttgGTAGCACTGCAGCTGCTCTGCTGTTCTTTGTACTGCTCTTCCGATTTCTTGCTGGCTTGTCTGGGGACACTCGTCCGCCAGCGGAGAAGGCATCTTCGTTCATGGATATTCTTATCgttgccatcaccatcatcgttGTGGCAGTGCCCGAAGGCTTACCACTTGCCGTAACGCTTGCCCTCGCATTCGCAACCACGAGGCtgctcaaggagaacaaCCTGGTCCGAGTTCTTCGTGCGTGCGAGACTATGGGTAACGCAACCACCATTTGTTCCGACAAGACGGGCACCTTG ACAACAAACAAAATGACTGTCGTTGCTGGCACCTTCGGGACCTCAGGTTTCGCCATGTCGGAGACAGAGAAACCTTCCAAGCAAACAATGTCCCAGTGGGCGGCGGGTCTTACGAACGCCACTAAAGAAGCCATTGTGCAGTCGGTTGCCATAAACTCCACCGCATTCGAAAGTAGCGAGGATGGGCAGGCCGTCTTCATCGGATCAAAGACGGAGACAGCCTTGCTCCAGCTTGCCAAGGATCACCTCGGTCTGCACTCACTGGCAGAGACCCGCGCCAACGAGCAAGTCCTACAGATGATGCCGTTCGATTCGGGGAAGAAATGCATGGGCGCCGTTATCAAGCTTCGCTCCGGCACCGGATACCGCCTCCTGGTCAAGGGGGCTTCCGAGATCCTCCTTGGCTACTGCTCTACGAAAGCTGATCTCCAGACTTTGACGGAGGAGCCGCTCACATCCACCAACCGGGACTCGCTTCGATCGACCATAGATAAATATGCCAGCAAATCCCTTCGAACCATTGGCCTTGTCTACAAAGACTTCGAACAGTGGCCACCCTCGCATGCAGAGGCTACCGACGGACACATTGAATTCGCGTCGCTTCTTCGGGACCTCGTTTTCCTCGGAGTTGTCGGCATCCAGGACCCAGTTCGCCCTGGCGTCCCCGAAGCAGTCCGCAAGGCTCAGCATGCTGGCGTCACCGTCCGTATGGTCACTGGAGACAACATCATTACGGCTCAAGCCATTGCGACTGAGTGCGGTATCTATGCTGAAGGCGGAATTGTCATGGAAGGACCTGTGTTCCGAACACTTTCCGAGCAGGAGATGAACGCAACTCTCCCCAAGCTGCAAGTCCTTGCTCGTTCGTCGCCAGAAGATAAGAGAATTTTGGTGACAAAGCTGAAGGCCCTTAGTGAGACCGTCGCTGTGACTGGAGATGGCACTAATGATGCTCCCGCTCTTAAGGCTGCTGATGTCGGCTTCTCTATGGGCATATCTGGCACCGAGGTTGCTAAGGAGGCATCCGCTATCGTGCTGATGGACGACAACTTTACGTCCATTGTGACTGCGCTCAAATGGGGCCGGGCTGTTAATGACGCTGTTCAGAAATTCCTACAG TTCCAAATCACCGTCAACATCACCGCAGTTCTATTGGCTTTTATCACTGCAGTTTATGATGAGAACATGGAGTCTGTTCTCAAGGCCGTACAGCTTCTATGGGTGAACCTCATCATGGACACGTTTGCTGCATTGGCCCTTGCGACCGACCCACCAACCGAGAAGATCCTTGACCGATCTCCTCAAGGGAAAAAGGTCCCCATAATTACGACAAAT ATGTGGAAGATGATCATAGGCCAGGCTGTATACCAACTCGCTGTCACCCTTGTCCTCTACTTTGCTGGTCCTGAGATTCTCGGCTACGATCGGCAAGACGAGACTCAGATGCTCGAGCTCGACACCATTATCTTCAATACCTTTGTCTGGATGCAAATCTTTAACGAGTTCAACAACCGTCGCCTGGATAACAAGTTCAACATCCTCGAGGGCATTCACCGCAACcagttcttcatcttcatcaactgTCTGATGATCGGTCTCCAGGTGGCAATTATCTTCGTCGGCTCGCGGGCGTTCGAAATCAAGCCTGGGGGCCTCAATGGCGACCAGTGGGCCATCTCATTGGTTACTGCCTCAATGTGTCTGCCCTGGGCTATCGTCGTCCGCCTCTTTCCCGACACGTGGTTCGCCGCTATTGCGCGCATCGGCGCGAAACCGTTCATGATTGTGGACATGTTCCTTTCAAATACGTGGTCCAAGATCATTGGCATGTTCAAGAAGATTCCGCAGCAAGAT GCGTAA
- a CDS encoding FAD-binding-3 domain-containing protein, with protein sequence MRPSEETGQNYDTQHKDQRLMYITGRERSWVFLYKKLPEPTRDRAFYSPADINEFANLWGKRVTAGMANLEEGVATHWSWDRVVLVGDACHKFTPNAGLGLNNGIQDVVMLCNGLRQAVCTDPLMQPRQSSLEDMFNAYQKIRKGMLKSDASHSAGMTRMHAWESMLYYIMSKYIMSSTLIEHFMIEVFAARGMREAVVLDYVAGKEPLEGKIKWKHAIPPCMPPWYKEEVVTNLHMNIASIFWGLCFGVAIFTAAKASKQTASSWSRARRVTAYVWMIWGEWIACIIISILTWLYMWGTIETSFWIWFFIIGIVWIPNRLQISETWIRIDAIWDRIEKVIFLLVDASLNIYFIYLVRTRLIANGLTKYNTLFAVNIAMIIISISMDVVLIGLMSLPAAVVYLEFQCFAYLTKLYIEMNMAELIKKVVRATQHGDKDGRSTSGIGPSGKSSRTTDVPRGGIGEENGRSRFSGLISRGASKASPTRYTTHIELGSTEDVSTSRQHGQGPSQPPQQTIGIHKTVITEIVSSKVENDDTPRSESSSTRQLNGKYGV encoded by the exons ATGCGCCCTTCGGAAGAGACTGGTCAGAACTACGACACGCAGCATAAAGACCAAAGACTAATGTACATTACCGGCCGCGAGCGCAGCTGGGTCTTTCTGTACAAGAAGCTTCCCGAGCCAACGCGAGACCGGGCGTTCTACTCTCCAGCAGATATTAACGAGTTTGCCA ACCTGTGGGGAAAGAGAGTCACGGCGGGTATGGCCAATCTGGAAGAAGGGGTAGCCACGCATTGGAGCTGGGATCGAGTCGTTCTTGTCGGCGATGCTTGCCACAAGTTTACACCTAACGCTGGTTTAGGCTTGAACAACGGTATCCAGGACGTGGTGATGCTGTGTAACGGTCTGCGACAGGCAGTATGCACAGATCCCCTAATGCAGCCGCGTCAGTCCAGCCTCGAGGACATGTTCAATGCCTATCAAAAGATTCGAAAGGGGATGCTCAAGTCTGATGCCTCACACTCAGCTGGTATGACTCGTATGCATGCGTGGGAGAGCATGCTGTACTATATCATGTCGAAATACATCATGTCGTCGACTCTGATCGAGCACTTTATGATAGAAGTCTTTGCAGCGAGGGGGATGCGGGAGGCGGTTGTGCTAGATTATGTTGCTGGCAAAGAACCACTGGAAGGCAAGATTAAATGGAAGCATGCTATTCCTCCATGTA TGCCACCTTGGTACAAGGAGGAGGTCGTCACCAATCTGCACATGAACATTGCCAGTATCTTCTGGGGATTGTGCTTCGGTGTGGCCATATTTACAGCTGCCAAGGCCAGCAAGCAGACCGCGAGCTCCTGGTCACGAGCTCGGAGGGTCACGGCGTACGTTTGGATGATCTGGGGAGAGTGGATCGCTTGTATAATCATCAGTATCCTCACCTGGCTGTACATGTGGGGGACTATTGAAACGAG TTTCTGGATCTGGTTCTTCATCA TTGGCATTGTCTGGATTCCCAACCGACTACAGATTTCCGAGACTTGGATCCGCATCGATGCTATATGGGATCGCATAGAGAAGGTCATCTTTCTGCTTGTTGATGCCTCTCTCAATATCTACTTCATTTATCTGGTTCGAACGCGGTTAATTGCCAACGGATTGACGAAGTACAATACTCTCTTCGCAGTCAACATTGCCATGATCATAATCTCGATATCCATGGAT GTCGTCTTAATTGGGCTCATGTCTCTTCCAGCTGCTGTGGT ATATCTCGAGTTCCAATGCTTCGCCTACCTCACGAAGCTCTACATCGAGATGAACATGGCCGAACTGATTAAGAAGGTCGTCCGTGCCACTCAACACGGAGACAAAGACGGACGCTCCACGTCTGGCATTGGGCCAAGTGGCAAGTCATCACGGACCACGGATGTACCCCGGGGAGGTATCGGCGAGGAGAATGGACGCAGCAGGTTCTCAGGGCTCATCTCACGAGGAGCAAGTAAGGCGAGCCCCACCCGATATACAACACACATTGAGCTGGGGAGCACGGAAGACGTCTCAACAAGCCGCCAACACGGACAAGGCCCTAGCCAGCCCCCACAGCAAACTATAGGAATCCATAAGACCGTCATCACGGAAATAGTGAGCTCAAAGGTTGAGAATGATGATACACCAAGGAGCGAGTCAAGTTCAACGAGACAGCTAAATGGAAAGTATGGTGTATGA